A single genomic interval of Arachis duranensis cultivar V14167 chromosome 7, aradu.V14167.gnm2.J7QH, whole genome shotgun sequence harbors:
- the LOC107458251 gene encoding uncharacterized protein LOC107458251 isoform X2 — protein sequence MTDTSDSGFNLKRSTDVSRQTQKESAEQNGLSDIEQLVKRSKFSRLVDPPNVEQGKQNANLTSQKHDEEFSIAQRFLKVSDARRHVESKGAIWESPTPLGLSNVPDKFGASPVEIAKAYMDSRATEAGPSSKSIIQTVERRVSRGEESAIKLYDPLPFAKTSTCWPGVVAHDAYATPQSQRSRYGLHNFPRTPYSRTLLSKSKSRLNHIEGNYGNILSTPLSQSQSLYRQDKSKVDASESRYGSVGPIRRIGGKVGSQSSSRTSPYSSLHGLPKRESPVINDIFTTPVTKASYPDGISTQKRVRFEVDVPSVHMHTSLMAKKILDHIDRNIPTPKEKSAELNLATKWKSPESSVDINTTLSKENNDSLQLKGVGHFKFGGLDAKESTPRNEGQGNSNVDILPMESSGKPIDVSKEGNLASNMNVRSSIPTFGIDARTMQNYGGSQNILKKSAEEDTSKTHPGGSFPFIVNQEKKPLSNSTSSKPVLPPITIKRPVRDSRWLSDNGTGFTFPVTTSSSVSSEPPTPTIMPFASEDQNQSKEISTETSYSFGSKSSSDPAVVFSFPSTSNSVVHDDADDIKFNFGSDDKPRLSFSFEKNAVCC from the exons ATGACAGATACTAGTGACTCCGGTTTTAATCTGAAAAGAAGTACTGACGTATCTCGGCAGACGCAGAAGGAAAGTGCTGAGCAAAATGGGCTTTCTGATATTGAGCAACTGGTGAAAAGGAGCAAATTCTCTAG GCTAGTGGACCCTCCTAATGTTGAACAAGGAAAGCAGAACGCTAATTTGACTTCTCAAAAACACGATGAAGAATTTTCAATTGCCCAACGGTTTCTAAAGGTTTCCGATGCACGAAGACATGTAGAGTCAAAAGGAGCCATATGGGAAAGCCCAACACCTCTTGGTCTGTCAAAT GTTCCAGATAAATTTGGTGCCTCACCTGTTGAGATTGCTAAGGCATATATGGATTCACGTGCAACTGAAGCAGGCCCCAGTTCTAAGAGCATAATACAAACTGTTGAAAGAAGAGTATCACGTGGTGAGGAATCTGCAATCAAACTTTATGATCCATTACCGTTTGCAAAGACATCAACATGTTGGCCTGGTGTAGTAGCACATGATGCTTATGCAACACCACAAAGTCAAAGAAGCAGATATGGACTACACAACTTCCCCCGGACTCCTTATTCTAGAACTTTATTATCAAAATCTAAGTCCAGG TTAAATCATATAGAAGGCAATTATGGCAACATTTTATCAACGCCCCTCAGTCAATCGCAGTCATTGTATAGGCAG gataAATCTAAAGTTGATGCATCAGAAAGCAGATATGGATCTGTTGGACCTATACGTCGAATTGGTGGCAAGGTTGGTTCACAGTCTTCATCAAGAACATCGCCTTATTCATCTCTTCATGGCCTTCCAAAGAGAGAAAGTCCCGTCATTAATGACATTTTCACTACTCCTGTTACAAAGGCTTCTTATCCTGATGGGATAAGCACTCAGAAGCGGGTGCGCTTTGAGGTGGATGTTCCATCAGTGCACATGCATACCAGTTTGATGGCTAAAAAGATATTGGATCATATTGATAGAAACATACCCACTCCCAAAGAAAAATCTGCTGAGCTGAATCTGGCAACTAAATGGAAGAGTCCTGAATCCTCTGTAGATATTAATACTACCttatcaaaagaaaataatgacTCACTACAATTAAAAGGTGTTGGTCATTTCAAATTTGGTGGGCTTGATGCAAAGGAATCTACACCTAGAAATGAAGGTCAAGGGAACAGCAATGTTGATATTTTACCAATGGAGAGTTCTGGTAAACCCATTGATGTCAGTAAAGAAGGAAATTTGGCATCTAACATGAATGTTCGCAGCAGCATCCCCACATTTGGTATTGACGCAAGGACTATGCAAAATTATGGTGGTTCTCAgaatattttaaagaagtctGCTGAAGAG GACACTTCGAAGACTCATCCCGGTGGCAGTTTCCCTTTCATAGTAAATCAAGAAAAGAAGCCTCTCTCTAACTCTACATCCAGTAAACCAGTTTTACCTCCAATTACCATCAAGAGGCCTGTGCGTGACTCAAGGTGGTTGTCTGATAATGGCACAGGATTTACCTTCCCTGTTACAACATCATCTTCTGTGTCATCGGAGCCACCAACACCAACCATCATGCCGTTCGCTAGCGAGGACCAGAATCAATCAAAAGAAATCTCCACTGAAACATCATATAGTTTTGGTTCAAAAAGTTCATCCGATCCGGCAGTGGTGTTTTCCTTCCCATCTACAAGCAACTCAGTTGTTCATGATGACGCTGATGATATAAAGTTCAACTTTGGTTCGGATGATAAGCCAAGGTTGTCTTTTTCGTTTGAAAAAAATGCTGTCTGTTGTTAA
- the LOC107458251 gene encoding uncharacterized protein LOC107458251 isoform X1: MTDTSDSGFNLKRSTDVSRQTQKESAEQNGLSDIEQLVKRSKFSRDEFNRLVELLNSRLVDPPNVEQGKQNANLTSQKHDEEFSIAQRFLKVSDARRHVESKGAIWESPTPLGLSNVPDKFGASPVEIAKAYMDSRATEAGPSSKSIIQTVERRVSRGEESAIKLYDPLPFAKTSTCWPGVVAHDAYATPQSQRSRYGLHNFPRTPYSRTLLSKSKSRLNHIEGNYGNILSTPLSQSQSLYRQDKSKVDASESRYGSVGPIRRIGGKVGSQSSSRTSPYSSLHGLPKRESPVINDIFTTPVTKASYPDGISTQKRVRFEVDVPSVHMHTSLMAKKILDHIDRNIPTPKEKSAELNLATKWKSPESSVDINTTLSKENNDSLQLKGVGHFKFGGLDAKESTPRNEGQGNSNVDILPMESSGKPIDVSKEGNLASNMNVRSSIPTFGIDARTMQNYGGSQNILKKSAEEDTSKTHPGGSFPFIVNQEKKPLSNSTSSKPVLPPITIKRPVRDSRWLSDNGTGFTFPVTTSSSVSSEPPTPTIMPFASEDQNQSKEISTETSYSFGSKSSSDPAVVFSFPSTSNSVVHDDADDIKFNFGSDDKPRLSFSFEKNAVCC, encoded by the exons ATGACAGATACTAGTGACTCCGGTTTTAATCTGAAAAGAAGTACTGACGTATCTCGGCAGACGCAGAAGGAAAGTGCTGAGCAAAATGGGCTTTCTGATATTGAGCAACTGGTGAAAAGGAGCAAATTCTCTAG AGATGAATTCAACCGCTTAGTGGAGTTATTAAATTCCAGGCTAGTGGACCCTCCTAATGTTGAACAAGGAAAGCAGAACGCTAATTTGACTTCTCAAAAACACGATGAAGAATTTTCAATTGCCCAACGGTTTCTAAAGGTTTCCGATGCACGAAGACATGTAGAGTCAAAAGGAGCCATATGGGAAAGCCCAACACCTCTTGGTCTGTCAAAT GTTCCAGATAAATTTGGTGCCTCACCTGTTGAGATTGCTAAGGCATATATGGATTCACGTGCAACTGAAGCAGGCCCCAGTTCTAAGAGCATAATACAAACTGTTGAAAGAAGAGTATCACGTGGTGAGGAATCTGCAATCAAACTTTATGATCCATTACCGTTTGCAAAGACATCAACATGTTGGCCTGGTGTAGTAGCACATGATGCTTATGCAACACCACAAAGTCAAAGAAGCAGATATGGACTACACAACTTCCCCCGGACTCCTTATTCTAGAACTTTATTATCAAAATCTAAGTCCAGG TTAAATCATATAGAAGGCAATTATGGCAACATTTTATCAACGCCCCTCAGTCAATCGCAGTCATTGTATAGGCAG gataAATCTAAAGTTGATGCATCAGAAAGCAGATATGGATCTGTTGGACCTATACGTCGAATTGGTGGCAAGGTTGGTTCACAGTCTTCATCAAGAACATCGCCTTATTCATCTCTTCATGGCCTTCCAAAGAGAGAAAGTCCCGTCATTAATGACATTTTCACTACTCCTGTTACAAAGGCTTCTTATCCTGATGGGATAAGCACTCAGAAGCGGGTGCGCTTTGAGGTGGATGTTCCATCAGTGCACATGCATACCAGTTTGATGGCTAAAAAGATATTGGATCATATTGATAGAAACATACCCACTCCCAAAGAAAAATCTGCTGAGCTGAATCTGGCAACTAAATGGAAGAGTCCTGAATCCTCTGTAGATATTAATACTACCttatcaaaagaaaataatgacTCACTACAATTAAAAGGTGTTGGTCATTTCAAATTTGGTGGGCTTGATGCAAAGGAATCTACACCTAGAAATGAAGGTCAAGGGAACAGCAATGTTGATATTTTACCAATGGAGAGTTCTGGTAAACCCATTGATGTCAGTAAAGAAGGAAATTTGGCATCTAACATGAATGTTCGCAGCAGCATCCCCACATTTGGTATTGACGCAAGGACTATGCAAAATTATGGTGGTTCTCAgaatattttaaagaagtctGCTGAAGAG GACACTTCGAAGACTCATCCCGGTGGCAGTTTCCCTTTCATAGTAAATCAAGAAAAGAAGCCTCTCTCTAACTCTACATCCAGTAAACCAGTTTTACCTCCAATTACCATCAAGAGGCCTGTGCGTGACTCAAGGTGGTTGTCTGATAATGGCACAGGATTTACCTTCCCTGTTACAACATCATCTTCTGTGTCATCGGAGCCACCAACACCAACCATCATGCCGTTCGCTAGCGAGGACCAGAATCAATCAAAAGAAATCTCCACTGAAACATCATATAGTTTTGGTTCAAAAAGTTCATCCGATCCGGCAGTGGTGTTTTCCTTCCCATCTACAAGCAACTCAGTTGTTCATGATGACGCTGATGATATAAAGTTCAACTTTGGTTCGGATGATAAGCCAAGGTTGTCTTTTTCGTTTGAAAAAAATGCTGTCTGTTGTTAA
- the LOC107458251 gene encoding uncharacterized protein LOC107458251 isoform X3, whose product MGKPNTSWSVKYKFGASPVEIAKAYMDSRATEAGPSSKSIIQTVERRVSRGEESAIKLYDPLPFAKTSTCWPGVVAHDAYATPQSQRSRYGLHNFPRTPYSRTLLSKSKSRLNHIEGNYGNILSTPLSQSQSLYRQDKSKVDASESRYGSVGPIRRIGGKVGSQSSSRTSPYSSLHGLPKRESPVINDIFTTPVTKASYPDGISTQKRVRFEVDVPSVHMHTSLMAKKILDHIDRNIPTPKEKSAELNLATKWKSPESSVDINTTLSKENNDSLQLKGVGHFKFGGLDAKESTPRNEGQGNSNVDILPMESSGKPIDVSKEGNLASNMNVRSSIPTFGIDARTMQNYGGSQNILKKSAEEDTSKTHPGGSFPFIVNQEKKPLSNSTSSKPVLPPITIKRPVRDSRWLSDNGTGFTFPVTTSSSVSSEPPTPTIMPFASEDQNQSKEISTETSYSFGSKSSSDPAVVFSFPSTSNSVVHDDADDIKFNFGSDDKPRLSFSFEKNAVCC is encoded by the exons ATGGGAAAGCCCAACACCTCTTGGTCTGTCAAAT ATAAATTTGGTGCCTCACCTGTTGAGATTGCTAAGGCATATATGGATTCACGTGCAACTGAAGCAGGCCCCAGTTCTAAGAGCATAATACAAACTGTTGAAAGAAGAGTATCACGTGGTGAGGAATCTGCAATCAAACTTTATGATCCATTACCGTTTGCAAAGACATCAACATGTTGGCCTGGTGTAGTAGCACATGATGCTTATGCAACACCACAAAGTCAAAGAAGCAGATATGGACTACACAACTTCCCCCGGACTCCTTATTCTAGAACTTTATTATCAAAATCTAAGTCCAGG TTAAATCATATAGAAGGCAATTATGGCAACATTTTATCAACGCCCCTCAGTCAATCGCAGTCATTGTATAGGCAG gataAATCTAAAGTTGATGCATCAGAAAGCAGATATGGATCTGTTGGACCTATACGTCGAATTGGTGGCAAGGTTGGTTCACAGTCTTCATCAAGAACATCGCCTTATTCATCTCTTCATGGCCTTCCAAAGAGAGAAAGTCCCGTCATTAATGACATTTTCACTACTCCTGTTACAAAGGCTTCTTATCCTGATGGGATAAGCACTCAGAAGCGGGTGCGCTTTGAGGTGGATGTTCCATCAGTGCACATGCATACCAGTTTGATGGCTAAAAAGATATTGGATCATATTGATAGAAACATACCCACTCCCAAAGAAAAATCTGCTGAGCTGAATCTGGCAACTAAATGGAAGAGTCCTGAATCCTCTGTAGATATTAATACTACCttatcaaaagaaaataatgacTCACTACAATTAAAAGGTGTTGGTCATTTCAAATTTGGTGGGCTTGATGCAAAGGAATCTACACCTAGAAATGAAGGTCAAGGGAACAGCAATGTTGATATTTTACCAATGGAGAGTTCTGGTAAACCCATTGATGTCAGTAAAGAAGGAAATTTGGCATCTAACATGAATGTTCGCAGCAGCATCCCCACATTTGGTATTGACGCAAGGACTATGCAAAATTATGGTGGTTCTCAgaatattttaaagaagtctGCTGAAGAG GACACTTCGAAGACTCATCCCGGTGGCAGTTTCCCTTTCATAGTAAATCAAGAAAAGAAGCCTCTCTCTAACTCTACATCCAGTAAACCAGTTTTACCTCCAATTACCATCAAGAGGCCTGTGCGTGACTCAAGGTGGTTGTCTGATAATGGCACAGGATTTACCTTCCCTGTTACAACATCATCTTCTGTGTCATCGGAGCCACCAACACCAACCATCATGCCGTTCGCTAGCGAGGACCAGAATCAATCAAAAGAAATCTCCACTGAAACATCATATAGTTTTGGTTCAAAAAGTTCATCCGATCCGGCAGTGGTGTTTTCCTTCCCATCTACAAGCAACTCAGTTGTTCATGATGACGCTGATGATATAAAGTTCAACTTTGGTTCGGATGATAAGCCAAGGTTGTCTTTTTCGTTTGAAAAAAATGCTGTCTGTTGTTAA
- the LOC107458265 gene encoding protein LURP-one-related 7: protein MDVESSESAAYPGSGSMQIPIDLFGSKEHHGMPRGTLAFADESGNIVYKVNRHNSSPKDKKLLLDASGNVIFSIHRYQKGSWKCYKGESNVETDMVLRVQRTVKKLNIVELQVFYGGNNGEACDLIMRGSPCMRSCGIYKDTEIVAQTSLMYKLHQIYASRGKFRITIFPGTTDRAVIVALFVIFLNGRK, encoded by the exons ATGGACGTGGAATCATCGGAGTCCGCCGCGTATCCAGGGTCCGGTAGTATGCAAATTCCAATAGATCTCTTCGGTTCCAAAGAGCACCATGGAATGCCACGTGGCACCCTGGCGTTCGCCGACGAATCCGGTAACATAGTCTACAAGGTCAACCGCCACAATTCTTCTCCCAAGGACAAGAAACTCTTGCTCGATGCTTCCGGCAACGTCATCTTCTCCATACACCGCTATCaa AAGGGGAGTTGGAAATGTTACAAGGGAGAAAGCAACGTGGAAACGGATATGGTGTTGAGGGTGCAGAGGACAGTTAAGAAGTTGAATATAGTTGAGTTACAAGTGTTTTATGGCGGCAACAATGGCGAAGCCTGTGATTTGATCATGAGGGGTTCTCCTTGTATGCGATCATGTGGCATTTATAAAGACACTGAAATTGTTGCTCAG ACTAGCCTAATGTACAAGCTTCACCAAATATATGCAAGTAGGGGTAAATTCCGCATAACGATATTTCCAGGAACTACTGACCGTGCTGTTATTGTTGCTTTGtttgtaatatttttgaatGGACGAAAATAA